The DNA segment GGGTGTCGCGCTGCTCGACCATCCTCAACGTTGAGGAAAAACACGGACGAACCGGCTCGCTGTTGTTTGTTACCGTACAGCACGACTATGTGCAGGACGGCGAGCGGGTCCTGCTTGAAGAGCAGGATATTGTCTACCGCGAGCCCACACCACCGAAGCTCGGCGGTACTGAGGCGCTGCCCGAAGCCCACTGGCAGGAACCGGTGCAGCCGACCCCTACCCTGTTGTTTCGCTACTCGGCAGTGACCTTCAATGGCCACCGCATCCACTACGACTGGCCTTATGCGACCGAGACCGAAGGCTATCCGGGGTTGGTGGTGCACGGGCCGCTGATCGCAACGCTCAACCTGCGCGCCTTCATGCGTGCCAACCCGCACGCCAAGGTGCAGCGCTTCGGCTTTCGTGGCCTGCGGCCGTTGATCTGCCCGGATGCATTTCTGGTCGGCGGCCAATTGGTTGACGAAACCACGGCCAGGGTCTGGGCCGGCAACCAGGCCGGGCAGGCGCAGATCGGTGAAATTCAGTTCATCCAGGAGCCTCGCTCATGAACCCCGGCGTCGTGCGCAGCGCCCTGTTCGTTCCGGCCACCCGGCCGGAGCGGATCCCCAAGGCACTCGCCAGTGGTGCGGACCGGGTAATCGTCGATCTTGAGGACGCGGTCGAAGAGTCACTCAAGGAGCAAGCCCGCGACAACCTTGAGCAGTTTCTGCGAGAACAACCCGAGGCCCGGGTTCTGGTACGGGTCAACGCTGCAGAGCATTGGGCGCATGAAGCGGACCTCGCAACGTGCCAGCGCTGGCCAGGAGTCATCGGTATTCTGCTGCCCAAGGCCGAAACCGTTGCCCAGATCACACGGGCCTACGCCACCGGCAAAGCGGTATGGCCGATCATCGAAAGTGCCAAGGGCCTGGCCGCTCTAGCCGAACTGGCAGCAGCCAGAGGTGTTGATCGTCTATCGTTCGGCAGCCTCGATCTGGGGCTGGACATGGGCCTGAGAACAGGCAGCGAAGCAGCCGATCTGGTACTAGGTCATGCTCGCTATGCGGTCCTGCTGCACAGTCGTGTGGCGGGCCTGGCGGCGCCGCTGGACGGCGTCTATCCGGCAATTCAGGACATTCAGGGTTTGCAGCGCCACACCCAATTTGCGCGGGACATGGGGTTTGGCGGTGCGCTCTGTATCCATCCTGCACAGGTGCAGATCATTCATGATGCGCTGAAACCTTCCGCACAAGAGCTGGACTGGGCCAGGCGGGTGCTGGCCATGGCCCAGACCAGTACCGGAGTCTTCATCCTCGACGGCCAGATGGTCGACGCACCGGTAATTCTGCGGGCCCGCGTCACTGTGCAGCAGGCAGGCTGACGCTGTTCACATCCCTGCCTTGATGTCACCGACCCCGTCTGTTCTGACAGACCGGTCACGTGACATCGGGGCATCTCTGAGTTGATATCACACATGCTCATTAACTCGTCTGAATGCAGACGCCGCTGCAAGCGTGCGATCTGTAGCGTACTGCGCGCCGTATCCAGGATGCCGGCTTATGGCTGAAGCTAGCGGTTCGGGGTCCTCTGTGCTGCTCCAGGCAGCCCGCCATCTGATCGCAGAAAACGGCTATACAGCGATGACCATG comes from the Pseudomonas sp. StFLB209 genome and includes:
- a CDS encoding HpcH/HpaI aldolase/citrate lyase family protein — translated: MNPGVVRSALFVPATRPERIPKALASGADRVIVDLEDAVEESLKEQARDNLEQFLREQPEARVLVRVNAAEHWAHEADLATCQRWPGVIGILLPKAETVAQITRAYATGKAVWPIIESAKGLAALAELAAARGVDRLSFGSLDLGLDMGLRTGSEAADLVLGHARYAVLLHSRVAGLAAPLDGVYPAIQDIQGLQRHTQFARDMGFGGALCIHPAQVQIIHDALKPSAQELDWARRVLAMAQTSTGVFILDGQMVDAPVILRARVTVQQAG
- a CDS encoding FAS1-like dehydratase domain-containing protein; translated protein: MTSPALSTWIGRSETTHDQLSHNLVKRIAATLSEPTPASGDALPLLWHWAFFQEPLQANGLGADGHPARGGFLPPADNRNRMWAGSRLQFIGSLRVDARVSRCSTILNVEEKHGRTGSLLFVTVQHDYVQDGERVLLEEQDIVYREPTPPKLGGTEALPEAHWQEPVQPTPTLLFRYSAVTFNGHRIHYDWPYATETEGYPGLVVHGPLIATLNLRAFMRANPHAKVQRFGFRGLRPLICPDAFLVGGQLVDETTARVWAGNQAGQAQIGEIQFIQEPRS